One window of the Candidatus Dependentiae bacterium genome contains the following:
- a CDS encoding sigma 54-interacting transcriptional regulator, giving the protein MVKILEALNTIVHSPQLLLATITISFTVKTYFLAILIPKGLKSRTFHRPWFFALGILGCSLFGDIAWMIKLYRLVFNPAISYTTVTFLTRIAWTFVVLQYQSLAFFIQSLMDKYFKPTRIQQFFVCVSMLIAGYFLYEAFFDTTLISEEERELAKALSTNIPLEINAMRYTVLYILFGLIVPSLYNTFRLMRSKLLPKILRKQLNIFIKYLVCPYLMTEVIQTSYFMVIAIQPYILPLVNFSTILLIMATYYCMHKVMGLRFLNFSSHVTSVPRLNALSNFKTHLEQLSQASSLYELMQVTQLFFNEALHVPLRDTTLLSRQDEHVVGAQMNDKHLTKKLVEEFMRSHSDSVCKIIEKLKILVYDEIAFSHFYEEDEDRNALLNFLDTIDAEIFLPIYAQNSMIAYITVKKGARGDACYNDSERDEMIVFASYLGSSINLLNNKNLDTMVTHAKKLQNELYIKHQEINQYKESIRSFLHNKKRKDMGTKDIGIIFHKNREFVFGNQAAKELIQINLNEQPGHPLSKAFKTIAHDVYTYKAPQKQFAKDSNGNTLVLSGVPHLEQQQVIITVSYPDIADIITNQFGHLQNPTMWDYVLYLETTETGKRINQLVPGTGEVILNFKIALLKTALSKQTALIDVPDDDIVPIVELLHSISLRETLYTLNLQYVTQHQDIAMQLFGTNPILRSSDERPLLEVLHDSGTLFIKNIHLLDLETQALLTEFMQQGLYRPYKGDQKVASNTRILCSTNQNLSLLVRDGKFLAELLHELKRNTLSMPSLIALPTDELFNLADGFAEQAIQAHTFQNLLSLTDKDKQKLIQKQPTSLQELKTRVHQILLLKSKENNLEQDPDLDLVYDVNDPLLIEAARLGKYALKDQKIMSTLWEKFQNQNKIATFLGVNRSSVNRRCREYNLI; this is encoded by the coding sequence ATGGTAAAAATATTAGAAGCACTTAATACAATTGTTCATAGCCCGCAGTTATTGCTTGCTACTATAACAATTTCATTTACCGTTAAAACATACTTTTTGGCAATTCTTATTCCAAAGGGCTTAAAATCAAGAACTTTCCATAGGCCATGGTTCTTTGCCTTGGGCATTTTGGGGTGTTCATTATTTGGTGATATTGCGTGGATGATTAAGCTATATCGTCTTGTATTTAATCCAGCCATTTCGTACACAACAGTCACCTTCTTGACTCGTATTGCATGGACTTTTGTAGTTCTACAATATCAATCACTTGCCTTCTTTATCCAAAGTTTAATGGATAAATATTTTAAGCCCACGCGTATCCAACAATTCTTTGTATGCGTTAGCATGCTCATAGCGGGATATTTTTTATATGAAGCATTCTTTGATACTACTTTAATAAGTGAAGAAGAACGCGAACTTGCCAAAGCGTTGAGCACCAACATTCCATTAGAAATAAATGCCATGCGCTACACCGTACTCTATATCTTATTTGGGCTCATTGTACCTAGTTTATACAATACGTTCCGCTTGATGCGTTCCAAGTTACTTCCTAAAATTTTACGTAAACAATTAAATATTTTTATCAAATATTTGGTATGTCCTTATTTGATGACTGAGGTTATACAAACCTCATATTTTATGGTTATTGCCATTCAACCATACATTCTACCTTTGGTAAATTTCTCTACGATATTGCTTATTATGGCTACCTATTATTGCATGCATAAAGTCATGGGACTACGATTCTTGAATTTTTCAAGCCACGTCACGTCTGTGCCACGACTCAATGCTCTTTCTAACTTCAAAACACATTTGGAACAACTCAGCCAAGCAAGTAGCCTCTATGAACTCATGCAAGTAACTCAACTATTCTTCAATGAAGCCTTACATGTTCCCCTGCGAGATACGACACTTTTGAGTCGTCAGGATGAACATGTAGTAGGCGCACAAATGAATGACAAACATTTAACTAAAAAATTAGTCGAAGAATTCATGCGATCACACAGCGATTCTGTCTGCAAAATTATTGAAAAATTAAAAATTTTGGTCTATGACGAAATTGCATTCTCTCACTTTTATGAAGAAGATGAAGATCGTAATGCGCTACTTAATTTCCTTGATACCATTGATGCAGAAATCTTTTTACCTATTTATGCGCAAAATAGCATGATTGCATATATCACCGTAAAAAAAGGTGCTCGCGGTGATGCATGTTATAATGATAGTGAACGTGATGAAATGATTGTATTTGCAAGTTATTTGGGTAGCAGCATTAACTTACTTAATAACAAAAACCTTGATACCATGGTCACCCATGCTAAAAAACTACAAAACGAACTTTACATTAAACATCAAGAAATAAATCAATACAAAGAAAGCATCCGCTCATTCTTACACAACAAAAAACGTAAAGACATGGGCACCAAAGATATTGGTATCATTTTTCATAAAAACCGAGAGTTCGTATTTGGTAACCAAGCGGCAAAAGAACTGATTCAAATAAACCTCAATGAACAACCTGGGCACCCACTCAGCAAGGCCTTCAAAACTATTGCACATGATGTGTATACCTACAAAGCTCCACAAAAACAATTTGCTAAAGACAGTAATGGTAATACACTCGTACTTTCTGGCGTACCTCATTTGGAACAACAACAAGTAATTATTACCGTATCATATCCTGATATTGCAGACATTATTACTAATCAATTTGGTCATCTACAAAATCCAACCATGTGGGATTATGTATTGTATTTAGAAACAACTGAAACTGGTAAACGTATTAATCAACTTGTTCCGGGTACCGGCGAAGTAATATTGAACTTTAAAATTGCATTACTCAAAACTGCATTAAGCAAACAAACCGCTCTTATTGATGTGCCTGATGATGATATTGTGCCAATCGTAGAATTATTACATAGCATTAGTCTGCGTGAAACACTTTATACGCTGAATTTGCAGTATGTAACACAGCACCAAGATATTGCCATGCAATTATTTGGGACCAACCCAATACTCCGCTCATCTGACGAACGCCCTCTATTAGAAGTTTTGCATGACAGCGGTACCCTATTCATAAAAAATATCCACTTACTTGATCTGGAAACACAAGCGTTGCTCACTGAATTTATGCAACAAGGATTATATCGCCCCTATAAAGGTGATCAAAAAGTAGCAAGCAATACGCGTATATTATGCTCAACTAACCAAAACTTATCATTGTTAGTGCGAGATGGAAAATTCTTGGCAGAATTACTCCACGAACTCAAGCGCAATACACTTTCGATGCCATCACTCATTGCACTACCAACTGATGAATTGTTCAATTTGGCAGATGGATTTGCTGAACAAGCAATTCAAGCACACACGTTCCAAAACTTATTATCGCTTACCGATAAAGATAAACAAAAATTAATACAAAAACAGCCAACAAGCCTCCAAGAATTAAAGACACGCGTACATCAGATATTATTACTTAAATCAAAAGAAAATAATTTAGAACAAGATCCCGATCTTGACCTGGTATACGATGTGAATGATCCACTGCTCATTGAAGCTGCACGGCTTGGTAAATATGCACTCAAAGATCAAAAGATCATGTCCACCCTATGGGAAAAGTTCCAAAATCAAAATAAAATTGCTACATTCTTGGGCGTTAATCGCTCATCAGTCAACCGGCGATGTCGAGAATATAATTTAATCTAG
- a CDS encoding tyrosine-type recombinase/integrase, producing MNLEQFKSKKKEFLTYLQVERNLSDHTLRAYEGDLRQFITFWEYLAPAEQKSLGLRQIIERYLVGLFYKKIDKSSIARKFSCFKSFTHFLQSQGIKIDLNLKRPRLDKKLPVYLSIDEMFHLLDSVNNNELPTRYPLRDKTILELLYATGVRCSELISMRLCDIDMDNKTIRVSGKGKKERIVLFGDKAKDKLAEYILTERPAAKKQDEPLFLNYRKEPFTARSVQRVIEMFRKFLKIDRHITPHKIRHSFATHLLNQGVDLRVVQELLGHKTLASTEKYTHVSLDDLARMCDALHPINTMLKKK from the coding sequence ATGAACTTAGAGCAATTTAAGTCAAAGAAAAAAGAATTTCTTACGTATCTTCAAGTTGAACGCAACCTGTCCGATCATACTTTACGTGCTTATGAAGGCGATCTACGTCAATTTATTACGTTTTGGGAATATCTAGCACCAGCAGAACAAAAAAGTCTGGGGCTTCGGCAAATTATTGAACGATATTTAGTAGGACTTTTTTATAAAAAAATAGATAAAAGTTCTATTGCACGTAAATTTTCATGCTTTAAATCTTTTACCCACTTTTTGCAATCACAAGGTATAAAAATTGATTTGAATCTCAAGCGCCCACGCTTGGATAAAAAGCTGCCTGTCTATTTAAGCATTGATGAAATGTTCCATCTACTGGATTCCGTTAATAACAATGAATTGCCAACCCGTTATCCGCTTCGTGATAAAACTATTTTAGAACTTTTATATGCTACTGGCGTACGGTGTTCGGAGCTGATCAGCATGCGCCTGTGTGACATTGATATGGATAATAAAACCATACGCGTAAGTGGTAAAGGTAAAAAAGAACGTATCGTATTATTTGGCGATAAAGCAAAAGATAAATTAGCTGAATATATTCTTACTGAACGTCCAGCTGCAAAAAAACAAGATGAACCACTTTTTTTGAATTACCGCAAAGAACCCTTTACAGCACGCTCGGTACAACGCGTTATTGAAATGTTCCGTAAATTTCTAAAAATTGATCGACACATAACTCCTCACAAAATTCGCCATTCATTTGCTACGCACTTACTCAATCAAGGAGTAGATTTGCGTGTAGTGCAAGAATTGCTTGGCCACAAAACACTCGCAAGCACCGAAAAATATACCCACGTATCTCTCGATGATCTTGCCCGTATGTGTGATGCCTTACACCCTATAAATACTATGCTCAAAAAGAAATAG
- a CDS encoding sigma 54-interacting transcriptional regulator — MVNIINSLISVDVIIGSPPFLLSVFIIFFLFKALLLTALVKKGIQTNIAKLPLILLAIILLSSMLENSAWIYKFVRSLWFPHTDFRIYLFWLRLTWGLSVIHFQTIVLFLESLITTTLRLRWYHYILITITSLFFLFFTGLAIFNFDCAENIARPEIEFSVLKIAGIYSNAILFIAGIIALYQYRQKNLPRILKKQLQVLLQGIIFPYWLCDILQIYPLSFSPTWTTNSYTFASLSNIILIFAFYFCARRIMGLRFLNFENHVHTKITRFSFMDDFKNTLEQLSYVNTIEELRHITQSFFKEAFDVPLGKTALHIRILDAASAELRQHDIITSCVETFFGMQDQNVLDHIRQQKILIYDDITFSNFYENHEAGNAIVRFMDNLNADVFLPIYEKNNLVAYIIIDRHARFDQFYSSIERDEMLVFSSYMGNIIHLLQSKSVETLTRQTKEIQEELYRKHQEINQYKESIRSFLRYKKQQSIGIIFYKNNRFVFGNQTAKELIQVNINIQLGHPISRALKNVAQTVEQYKTPQTSFIKDVQGNPLVLSAVPHLEHNQVIIMVHYPEISDILKKQLDLLHDPSEWDFVLYLETTESGKLINQLIPGSGPALLKFKIELLKIALSRKAILLDMPEEDLLSTVELLHHTSLRDNLHTLDLQHPIKNNDIAIQLFGINPIFGIEHDKPLLEVLDKTGTLYIKNIEYLDQETQKHLAEFIRYGFFRTFKSDQKIPSHVRIICSSNRDLQTLVQQNAFNADLFNELKQTTLSMPSLVTLPDDELKDLAQGFSDLAVKTQAFKNMLTLSERDKDKIAHMRPASLQELKTNVQNILVKKSQKSNIYEETGFDPAYQTIDPELARVARLGKQALKDRKIMTLLWEKFQSQHKIAAFLGVNRSSVSRRFKEYNLE; from the coding sequence ATGGTAAATATAATAAATTCCTTGATTTCTGTTGATGTAATAATTGGCAGTCCCCCTTTTCTGCTCAGTGTTTTTATTATCTTTTTTTTATTCAAGGCATTATTATTAACTGCTCTTGTTAAAAAAGGCATACAAACAAACATAGCTAAATTACCATTAATCTTATTAGCTATTATTTTATTAAGTTCTATGCTTGAAAACTCTGCATGGATATACAAATTTGTTCGTTCTTTATGGTTTCCACACACGGACTTTCGAATTTATCTTTTTTGGTTACGTTTGACATGGGGATTGTCTGTTATTCATTTCCAAACAATTGTATTATTTTTAGAAAGTTTAATAACAACGACACTTAGACTCAGATGGTATCATTACATACTTATCACTATTACCAGTTTATTTTTCTTATTTTTTACCGGACTGGCTATATTCAATTTCGATTGTGCTGAGAACATAGCTCGCCCGGAAATTGAATTCAGCGTACTAAAAATAGCTGGTATATATTCTAATGCTATTCTCTTTATTGCTGGGATTATAGCACTGTATCAATATCGGCAAAAAAATTTACCTCGTATCTTAAAAAAACAATTACAAGTATTACTTCAAGGTATAATTTTCCCCTACTGGTTATGCGATATCCTTCAAATTTATCCTCTTTCTTTTTCTCCAACTTGGACAACCAATAGCTACACATTTGCATCACTATCAAACATAATTCTTATATTCGCATTCTATTTCTGTGCCCGTAGGATTATGGGGTTACGCTTCCTCAATTTTGAAAATCATGTACACACCAAAATTACCCGTTTTAGTTTTATGGATGATTTCAAAAATACCCTTGAACAATTGAGTTACGTTAACACTATTGAAGAGCTGCGTCATATTACCCAAAGTTTTTTCAAAGAAGCATTTGATGTACCTCTTGGCAAAACAGCACTGCATATCCGTATATTGGATGCAGCTAGCGCTGAGCTACGCCAACACGATATTATCACCAGCTGTGTGGAAACATTTTTTGGTATGCAAGATCAGAATGTACTCGATCATATCCGCCAGCAAAAAATACTCATCTATGACGACATTACATTCAGCAATTTTTATGAAAATCATGAAGCAGGCAATGCTATCGTCAGATTTATGGACAACTTAAATGCCGATGTATTCTTACCTATTTATGAAAAAAATAATTTGGTTGCTTACATTATCATTGATCGCCATGCACGCTTTGACCAATTCTATAGTAGTATCGAGCGAGATGAAATGCTTGTATTCTCAAGCTACATGGGAAATATTATTCACCTATTACAAAGCAAATCGGTTGAAACACTGACACGTCAAACCAAAGAAATACAAGAAGAGTTGTATCGTAAACATCAAGAAATTAACCAATACAAAGAAAGTATTCGTTCATTTTTGCGATATAAAAAACAACAAAGCATTGGTATTATTTTTTACAAAAACAATCGTTTTGTATTTGGCAATCAAACAGCCAAGGAACTTATTCAAGTCAATATTAATATACAGTTAGGACATCCGATTAGTCGAGCACTCAAAAACGTTGCACAAACTGTAGAACAATACAAAACACCTCAAACAAGTTTTATCAAAGATGTACAAGGTAATCCACTCGTACTTTCTGCAGTACCACATTTGGAGCATAACCAAGTTATTATCATGGTACATTATCCGGAAATATCTGATATTCTCAAAAAACAACTTGATCTATTGCATGATCCTTCAGAATGGGATTTTGTATTGTATCTAGAAACCACTGAATCTGGTAAATTAATTAATCAATTAATTCCCGGATCCGGGCCAGCATTGCTCAAGTTTAAAATTGAATTGCTCAAAATCGCATTGAGCAGAAAGGCTATATTGCTCGATATGCCTGAAGAAGATTTGCTCTCAACCGTCGAACTATTACATCACACTAGTTTGCGTGATAACTTACATACACTCGACTTGCAACACCCCATAAAAAATAATGATATTGCCATACAATTATTCGGTATTAATCCTATTTTTGGGATTGAGCATGACAAGCCGCTTCTTGAAGTATTGGATAAAACAGGAACCTTGTATATTAAAAACATTGAATACTTAGACCAAGAAACACAAAAACACCTAGCAGAATTTATTCGCTATGGTTTTTTCCGCACCTTCAAAAGTGACCAAAAAATTCCAAGCCATGTACGTATTATCTGTTCGAGTAACAGAGACTTGCAAACACTTGTACAACAAAATGCTTTTAATGCTGATTTGTTCAATGAACTTAAGCAAACCACCCTTTCTATGCCATCACTTGTAACTTTACCAGATGATGAATTGAAAGATTTAGCACAAGGATTCAGTGATTTGGCAGTCAAAACACAAGCATTTAAAAATATGCTTACATTGTCCGAACGTGATAAAGACAAAATCGCACACATGCGGCCTGCAAGTTTGCAAGAACTTAAAACAAATGTACAAAATATATTAGTGAAAAAATCTCAGAAAAGTAATATCTATGAAGAAACGGGATTTGATCCTGCTTACCAAACTATTGACCCTGAGTTAGCGCGAGTCGCACGCCTTGGCAAGCAGGCATTAAAGGATCGCAAGATTATGACCTTATTGTGGGAAAAATTTCAAAGCCAACACAAAATTGCTGCGTTTCTTGGTGTCAATAGATCGTCCGTGAGTCGACGATTCAAAGAATATAACCTAGAGTAG